The genomic DNA TGCGGAAATCAATGAAGCCCTGCGCGCGGGGTATCGTTGTGCGGAAGCCCCAGCCAGCCACCGGGCTTTTTCGGGGCAGTCCGGGTTGAAAAAAAGCGCGCGAAACGGCTCTGAATTTGGAGCCGATCTTGGTGTAGAACGCAAGGCAGCGTCCGAAAGAAAAATGAGTTTGAATGCAGAAACAGTAGAACAGGTGCGCTCGCTCCTGAATCAAGGCTACAAAGTCGGCACGGAAGTTGCCGACAAGCGACGCTTTAAAACGGGTTCTTGGTTGAGCGGACCTTCCTTACAAGGTCGCGATAACCAAGTTTTAGCAGATTTAGAAGCTTGTCTGAGCGAGCATGAAGGGCAGTACGTTCGCTTGGTCGGCATCGACCCGAAAGCAAAAACTCGCGTGCTGGAAAGTATTGTCCAGCGTCCCGGCGAGTCGAGCAACGGTCGCGTCTCAGTTGCGAAGAAAGCTCCAGCCCCCTCCATGTCGGTCTCAAATGGCAGCAATGGTAACAGCAGCATCACTCCTAGCCAAATCGCTACCGGCAATTTGGACGAAAACGTGCGATCGCTCCTGACCAGCGGTTATAAGGTGGGAATCGAACACGCCGATAAGCGCCGCTTTAAAACCGGCTCTTGGTTAGTCGGTCCGACATTCGACGGAACCCAGACCCACCAAGATAAAGTGCTGGCAGGTGTTGAAAATTGCTTGCGCGAGTTTGAAGGAGAATACGTGCGATTGGTGGGGATTGACCCGCGCGCTCGCATTCGCGTCTCGGAAACGATTATTCAGCGTCCCGGCGAAACAGCTAGCACTAAAAATCACCTTCCTGTGGTTGCCCGCCCGAGTAGCAATGGCTCGGTCGGCAACCGCGTCTCGGCGAACGGCGATTTGGAAGAAAACGTGCGATCGCTGCTGGCGAGCGGTTATAAAGTCGGTCTTGAATATGCGGACAAGCGCCGTTTTAAAACCGGTTCTTGGTTAGTCGGCTCGACCTTTGACGGCACGCAAACTCACCAAGACCGCGTTCTGTCTGAAATTTACGCTTCTTTGCGCGAATATGAGGGACAATACGTGCGATTGGTGGGGATTGACCCGCGCGCTCGCATTCGCGTCTCGGAAACGATTATTCAGCGTCCCGGAGAAGCGAGCAACGGCAATAATAGTAAGGCTTCTGCCCCTTCGCGCTCGACGAGCAGCTACAGCAGCAACGCCGCCAGCAGCGGTTTGAGTTCTGAAATCGTCGAACAAGTACGCTCGCTATTGCGAGGTGGCTACCGCGTCGGTACGGAACACGCTTCCTCGCGTCGGTTTAAGACGGGTTCTTGGCAATCTTGCCCCGCGATCGAATCTCAGAACGAAGCGCAAGTGCTGGCTGAGTTAGAAGCTTGTTTGAGCGACCACCAAGGCGAATACGTTCGCATCATTGGTATCGATACTCAGACTAAACGCCGCGTTGTCGAAACAATTATTCAGCGTCCCGGCGACTCGGCTTCAGCTTCGACTAAGCACAGTTCCGCTCCGGCGAATGCAGCTAAAGGTTTCGGTCAATCGGCCGCAAGCTACCAAAGTTCGCGATCGACAGCCGCGAATACTCGTTTGGAAGCTGAAGTGGTAGACCAAGTACGGGCGCTATTAAAAGGCGG from Oscillatoria sp. FACHB-1406 includes the following:
- a CDS encoding ribulose bisphosphate carboxylase small subunit encodes the protein MAVRTKAAPPTPGSRSSAEPKLNESACVHTSCDLIGDVRVGADVLIAPGTSIRADEGFPFFIGDGTNIQDGVVIHGLEQGRVIGDDGNNYSAWIGKNTCITHLVLVHGPAYVGDDCFIGFRSTVFNARVGNGSIVMMHALIQDVEIPAGRYVPSGSVITNQQQADRLPEVQEVDRAFVRHVAEINEALRAGYRCAEAPASHRAFSGQSGLKKSARNGSEFGADLGVERKAASERKMSLNAETVEQVRSLLNQGYKVGTEVADKRRFKTGSWLSGPSLQGRDNQVLADLEACLSEHEGQYVRLVGIDPKAKTRVLESIVQRPGESSNGRVSVAKKAPAPSMSVSNGSNGNSSITPSQIATGNLDENVRSLLTSGYKVGIEHADKRRFKTGSWLVGPTFDGTQTHQDKVLAGVENCLREFEGEYVRLVGIDPRARIRVSETIIQRPGETASTKNHLPVVARPSSNGSVGNRVSANGDLEENVRSLLASGYKVGLEYADKRRFKTGSWLVGSTFDGTQTHQDRVLSEIYASLREYEGQYVRLVGIDPRARIRVSETIIQRPGEASNGNNSKASAPSRSTSSYSSNAASSGLSSEIVEQVRSLLRGGYRVGTEHASSRRFKTGSWQSCPAIESQNEAQVLAELEACLSDHQGEYVRIIGIDTQTKRRVVETIIQRPGDSASASTKHSSAPANAAKGFGQSAASYQSSRSTAANTRLEAEVVDQVRALLKGGFTIGTEHADKRRFKTGSWHICSPIESKQESEVLAKLEACIKEHPGEYVRLLGIDSHAKRRVLEQVIQRP